The Chitinophagales bacterium genome contains a region encoding:
- a CDS encoding T9SS type A sorting domain-containing protein, which produces MIIFYPGKSNYRKAADLSATRIVVGVIIWLTISILQVTAQELTSRVTSKAVNTQFINGENIAAGTNLSSTAAVFIRNVGQYGDTLSGIAGMQQIIYGYEGFDMPVLFTPRGLIYLQRTVKQPSEEAREEMERKGFSEEEIMLSGVVKERTVTMRWLNANPHPEIVASAPGTGYFTYGRLPEKALSYKKITYKELYPGIDIEYSFTASSKRGFEYKIVVRPGADLSVLQLEYGGDVVSVRQDQNGGVTVKTGIGKINETAPVTYYAEDAGSRVMLSSRLENNVLRFTAPADYDRHRTLIIDPFISAATNLTGTNAGKAKDVDFDYAGNIYVTGGGDGNVYQLAKYNASGAWQWTFNGSLSIPYWTFGTYYGGWVVEKNTGSIYLGQGFNYATGFAIVRINTAGLYDNYITATNVNFREDWKMYWSCNSGVPKILIAGGGTNSNINFGICSPPSTVLSSLNVTNIAYSTSSGWAQDIADIIIDPVTNDMYTIYGSLIGTPSLCNMIYKNTSPYSGATVSWSVNSGFTVIQEIANRPYMTGGIIENSCNVFAINSSYLFYWDGKNLKAINKATGAGVGASLTIAANTALWSGGIIADECNNVFVGSVNGTIKVYHFNGAAFDDAAKPDITITGYTTKSVYDLAYDEANTLLYASGDGFVASFDVTAYGCANTSYTITPSPNCATASVSTTLSPAPPSGSVINYYLYTGSTLVATNSTGTFTGLTPGVTYTIIAFINQTCSGTSTTADFFLPGPALTLNSTNTLCGSNTGTISASGAGGSLPYTFSIDGVLFQVSGSFTNLGAGVYTVTIKDAGGCSTTDTITIINSNGPSLSFTKTDALCSSNNGTITANGSGGAPPLEYSIDGSTFQLNNFFTGLNAGTYTLTVKDATGCLNEVIVLISNTGGPVLTATPAATYCNSNNGKITAFATGGTAPLQYSIDGNNFQVSNVFTGLAAGSYTVTVMDANGCIGSYAVTIANSAGPTVTATTTAAACGNSNGTITATGLSGTAPLQYSINGVTFQSSGFFGGLTAGSYTVTVKDANGCTSTFSTTVGNSNAPTVTATTVSATCNTSNGSVTATGSGGTAPLTFSINGFTFQASGLFSGLAPGSYTILVKDALGCIGATIVAVTNTSGPSVSAMVTPAACGANNGIITANGTGGTGLLQYSLNNGTYQVSSIFSGLSTGTYTLTVKDANGCISTITVIMTNASGLSLTASSIATPCSGSDGIVTAIAAGGVGLLQYSIDGSTFQSSNIFTGLAAGIYTVTVQDANGCSANATVTVSIIFSPTITAAVTNANCTSSNGIITATGSGGTPPYTYSIDGVNFQSSNVISALAPGTYTVTIKDAAGCTGTTSVTIINVGSGPPPSITIIKADNIPCDGSGDPGEIKVSGTGGTGPYQFSFEGGPFSNTNNWDIDTAGTYSVTIKDANGCTTTIEITISVDVAPGLTATVTNSVCGSSTGIIVASGSGGEPPYKYSLNGGPYQSSGTFSGLAPGTYTITIKDDEGDCKPSITVNVLSIGGPTVTLVKTDAMCGLINGTITATGVGNAPLTYNLNNGAFQSSNVFSGLNAGTYTVLIKDAIGCLGAAIISISAFSAPSVNAVATGTSCGLINGTITANGSGGSGTLQYSLNGTTYQTSTVFTGLASGSYTVWVVDPGGCFANSAVSVPATSSPLLTAYGIPASCGNATGSIVGTGSGGTSPYQFSIDGSTFQSSGTFSGLAAGAYTLTIKDLNDCQNTTIVNVPNLNAPTLSTSATSSKCGNANGTITGTGSGGTPPLQYSIDGVNFQSSGIFNGVAAGIYTVTVKDGNGCITTKLVDVANIEGPSTLTANIIAATCGNNNGKLTATATGGTGALSYSLDGSTYQAGTVFTPLAAGTYTLWVKDNNGCTKTITVTIPNLEGPVLTTTTSPSTCYANDGTITATATGGTVAITYNKDGGAYQSSNVFTGLASGVYVINAKDANGCISTANVTVGALAGPSIAAVAISSGCGDGAITATGSGGTPGYEYSIDGVNFQSNNTFDCLAIGTYTITVMDANGCQSSTTVNVTNVLPVSLLYFTAHMVKNVVVLDWSTDSEFNNDYFTVEKSTREISFNPIDTVDGAGSSLVPHSYVAYDVHPADGMNYYRLKQTDFNGNFKYSDVVSAEMVSAFYFQIYPNPAGEYITIVTDQVFNHIGISDGTGRNVMEFKGEFGNKTVLHLTGLSSGSYVLKATSGNGMTQSILFLKNLNDTK; this is translated from the coding sequence ATGATTATTTTTTACCCGGGCAAATCTAACTACCGGAAAGCGGCTGACCTTAGTGCGACAAGAATTGTCGTGGGCGTAATCATATGGCTGACGATTTCTATACTACAGGTAACTGCTCAGGAACTAACCTCACGTGTTACTTCAAAGGCTGTCAATACGCAGTTTATTAACGGTGAAAATATTGCGGCAGGCACAAACCTGTCCTCTACAGCAGCAGTTTTTATCCGCAATGTCGGGCAATATGGCGATACCCTTTCCGGCATTGCAGGCATGCAGCAGATCATATACGGATATGAAGGTTTTGACATGCCGGTTCTTTTTACGCCGCGGGGGCTGATCTATTTACAACGAACCGTTAAACAACCATCGGAAGAGGCAAGGGAGGAGATGGAGCGCAAAGGATTTTCTGAAGAGGAGATTATGCTTTCAGGCGTGGTTAAGGAAAGAACGGTTACCATGCGTTGGCTCAATGCAAATCCTCATCCTGAAATTGTGGCGTCAGCACCGGGCACCGGCTATTTCACCTACGGCAGGCTTCCTGAAAAAGCGCTGTCGTATAAGAAGATTACCTACAAAGAATTATATCCCGGAATTGATATTGAGTACAGTTTTACGGCAAGCAGCAAAAGAGGATTTGAATACAAAATTGTAGTAAGGCCGGGTGCCGATCTCAGTGTGTTACAACTGGAATATGGCGGTGATGTTGTGAGTGTAAGGCAAGATCAGAATGGCGGTGTAACCGTGAAGACAGGCATTGGAAAGATTAATGAGACTGCACCTGTTACCTATTATGCCGAGGATGCCGGGAGCCGGGTGATGCTGTCTTCCAGACTGGAAAACAATGTGCTTCGTTTTACTGCACCTGCTGATTATGACAGGCATCGCACGCTCATCATTGATCCTTTCATCAGCGCCGCCACTAACCTTACCGGCACCAATGCCGGCAAAGCAAAAGACGTGGATTTTGATTATGCGGGAAATATTTATGTCACCGGCGGAGGTGACGGTAATGTTTATCAACTGGCTAAATACAATGCTTCCGGTGCCTGGCAATGGACATTTAACGGATCACTTTCGATTCCCTACTGGACGTTTGGCACCTATTACGGCGGATGGGTGGTGGAGAAAAATACGGGCAGCATCTACCTCGGGCAAGGGTTTAATTACGCAACAGGATTTGCGATTGTCAGAATTAATACCGCGGGACTGTACGACAACTACATCACGGCTACTAATGTAAATTTCAGGGAAGACTGGAAGATGTACTGGAGTTGTAACAGCGGAGTACCTAAAATCCTGATTGCCGGCGGCGGTACCAATTCCAATATCAATTTCGGAATCTGTTCTCCGCCCTCCACAGTGCTGTCATCTTTGAATGTAACCAATATAGCCTACAGCACTTCCTCAGGATGGGCGCAGGATATCGCTGACATCATCATTGACCCGGTTACCAATGACATGTACACGATTTATGGTTCCCTGATAGGTACGCCTTCCTTGTGCAATATGATCTATAAAAACACGTCGCCTTATAGTGGCGCAACGGTTTCATGGAGTGTTAACTCAGGCTTTACTGTAATACAGGAAATTGCCAACCGGCCCTACATGACGGGTGGCATCATTGAAAATTCCTGCAATGTTTTCGCCATCAATTCTTCCTACTTGTTTTACTGGGATGGGAAAAATCTTAAAGCCATTAACAAAGCAACCGGCGCAGGGGTAGGAGCATCACTGACAATAGCGGCGAATACTGCTTTGTGGAGTGGCGGAATCATTGCCGATGAATGTAACAATGTATTTGTGGGCTCAGTCAATGGAACCATTAAAGTATACCACTTTAACGGCGCTGCTTTTGATGATGCTGCTAAACCTGACATTACTATTACCGGCTACACAACAAAATCAGTCTATGATCTGGCATATGATGAAGCGAATACCCTGCTCTATGCCAGCGGGGATGGATTTGTTGCCTCGTTTGATGTAACGGCATACGGATGTGCAAACACTTCCTATACGATAACACCTTCACCAAACTGCGCAACTGCATCTGTATCCACAACGCTGAGTCCGGCACCACCGTCAGGCTCTGTAATAAATTACTACCTGTATACAGGAAGCACTCTTGTAGCTACGAATTCTACCGGTACTTTTACCGGACTGACACCAGGCGTTACCTACACGATCATTGCATTCATCAATCAAACATGCAGCGGTACCTCTACCACCGCTGATTTCTTTTTACCCGGTCCCGCACTTACTTTGAACAGCACCAACACCTTATGTGGAAGCAATACCGGAACCATTTCTGCGTCCGGGGCTGGCGGCTCTTTACCATATACCTTTAGTATTGATGGCGTACTATTCCAGGTCAGTGGTTCTTTTACCAATTTGGGTGCTGGTGTGTACACCGTCACTATAAAAGATGCCGGTGGCTGCAGTACAACAGACACAATAACCATTATCAATTCAAACGGGCCTTCACTGTCATTTACCAAAACAGATGCCTTGTGCAGCAGTAATAACGGAACCATTACTGCTAACGGTAGCGGTGGTGCACCTCCCCTCGAATACAGCATAGACGGTTCGACCTTTCAGCTCAATAATTTCTTCACCGGACTCAATGCAGGTACATACACCCTGACGGTAAAAGATGCAACAGGTTGCCTTAATGAAGTTATTGTTTTGATTAGCAATACCGGCGGTCCTGTCCTTACTGCCACTCCGGCCGCTACGTACTGTAACAGCAACAATGGCAAAATAACCGCCTTTGCAACGGGCGGAACAGCACCTCTTCAATACAGTATTGATGGAAATAATTTCCAGGTCAGCAATGTCTTTACCGGATTGGCTGCCGGATCTTATACTGTTACCGTGATGGATGCCAATGGTTGCATCGGTTCCTATGCAGTAACAATTGCCAATTCTGCCGGACCAACAGTAACCGCTACCACCACAGCAGCGGCATGTGGAAACAGCAATGGTACTATCACCGCTACCGGCTTAAGCGGAACAGCACCGCTTCAATACAGCATCAACGGTGTTACTTTTCAAAGCAGTGGTTTTTTTGGCGGACTTACTGCAGGATCTTATACGGTAACTGTTAAAGATGCGAACGGGTGCACAAGTACATTTAGTACTACTGTCGGCAATTCCAATGCACCTACCGTAACTGCCACTACCGTTTCTGCTACCTGCAATACCAGTAATGGCTCGGTTACCGCTACAGGTTCCGGCGGTACTGCACCTTTAACATTCAGCATCAATGGCTTTACCTTCCAGGCAAGTGGCTTGTTCAGCGGGCTTGCTCCAGGCAGTTATACCATATTGGTAAAAGATGCTTTGGGTTGTATCGGTGCAACTATTGTGGCGGTGACCAATACATCAGGACCGTCTGTTTCAGCAATGGTGACGCCTGCTGCCTGCGGCGCAAACAATGGTATTATTACCGCAAACGGAACGGGCGGCACCGGCTTATTACAGTACAGTTTGAATAATGGCACTTATCAGGTGAGCAGCATCTTCTCCGGACTTTCAACAGGCACGTATACACTTACGGTTAAAGATGCCAATGGATGTATCAGCACGATTACGGTAATTATGACAAATGCATCAGGCTTATCACTTACAGCCAGTTCCATTGCCACACCGTGTAGCGGAAGCGATGGCATTGTGACAGCAATAGCGGCAGGAGGTGTTGGATTATTGCAATACAGTATTGACGGTTCTACTTTTCAAAGCAGTAATATATTTACCGGACTGGCCGCCGGCATTTATACGGTTACCGTGCAGGATGCCAATGGTTGTTCAGCCAATGCAACAGTGACCGTTTCGATTATTTTTTCTCCAACTATAACGGCTGCGGTAACCAATGCCAACTGCACAAGCAGCAATGGAATTATTACCGCTACCGGTTCAGGTGGCACACCGCCCTATACCTATAGCATTGACGGTGTAAATTTTCAAAGTAGCAATGTCATTTCTGCTCTTGCACCGGGAACTTATACTGTAACAATAAAGGATGCCGCAGGTTGCACCGGCACAACCAGTGTTACTATTATCAATGTAGGTTCCGGTCCGCCGCCTTCGATCACAATTATCAAAGCCGATAATATTCCTTGCGATGGCTCTGGCGATCCCGGCGAAATAAAGGTTTCAGGAACCGGTGGAACAGGTCCCTATCAATTTAGTTTTGAAGGTGGACCATTCAGTAATACAAATAACTGGGACATTGATACCGCCGGAACCTACAGCGTTACTATTAAGGATGCCAATGGTTGTACAACCACCATAGAAATTACTATAAGTGTTGACGTTGCTCCGGGATTGACTGCAACAGTGACGAATTCCGTTTGTGGCAGCAGCACCGGTATTATTGTAGCTTCAGGAAGCGGTGGAGAACCTCCTTATAAATACAGTCTAAATGGTGGTCCTTATCAATCAAGCGGCACATTCTCCGGTCTTGCTCCCGGAACCTATACCATTACTATCAAAGATGATGAAGGCGACTGTAAGCCGTCCATCACTGTTAACGTTTTAAGCATTGGCGGACCAACTGTTACGCTGGTAAAGACAGATGCGATGTGTGGATTGATTAATGGCACGATCACGGCAACAGGGGTAGGCAATGCGCCACTAACCTACAATCTTAACAATGGAGCTTTTCAAAGCAGTAACGTGTTCTCCGGACTTAATGCGGGCACTTACACAGTATTAATTAAGGATGCCATTGGATGTTTAGGTGCAGCAATCATTAGCATTTCAGCTTTTTCTGCTCCTTCCGTAAATGCGGTTGCCACTGGAACTTCCTGCGGATTAATAAATGGTACCATCACGGCAAACGGCAGTGGTGGCAGCGGAACCTTGCAATACAGTCTGAATGGAACTACCTATCAAACCAGTACGGTATTTACCGGACTCGCTTCCGGATCCTATACTGTTTGGGTAGTTGATCCTGGAGGCTGCTTTGCAAATTCTGCTGTTTCGGTGCCTGCCACTTCATCGCCTCTGCTTACTGCCTATGGCATTCCAGCTTCTTGCGGAAATGCCACTGGCTCCATTGTAGGAACCGGATCCGGAGGCACATCGCCTTATCAGTTCAGTATTGACGGTTCCACTTTTCAAAGCAGTGGTACCTTTTCAGGACTTGCAGCCGGAGCCTATACGCTTACCATAAAGGACCTCAACGATTGTCAGAATACGACTATAGTTAATGTCCCTAATTTAAATGCGCCGACGCTCAGCACGTCGGCCACCTCATCAAAGTGCGGAAATGCGAATGGTACCATTACCGGCACCGGATCAGGTGGTACACCACCATTGCAATACAGTATTGACGGCGTCAACTTCCAGAGTTCCGGTATCTTTAATGGAGTGGCAGCAGGTATCTATACGGTTACTGTGAAAGACGGTAATGGTTGCATCACCACGAAACTGGTAGATGTAGCAAACATTGAAGGGCCTTCCACTTTAACGGCCAACATCATAGCGGCTACTTGTGGAAATAACAATGGCAAACTAACCGCAACGGCCACTGGAGGTACCGGTGCACTAAGCTATAGCCTTGATGGTTCAACATATCAGGCAGGAACTGTCTTTACTCCGCTTGCTGCCGGCACCTATACCCTTTGGGTAAAAGATAACAATGGCTGCACTAAAACAATTACCGTTACTATTCCCAACCTGGAAGGTCCGGTATTGACAACTACTACATCACCTTCTACCTGCTATGCGAATGATGGCACCATTACCGCTACCGCCACAGGAGGCACAGTAGCCATTACTTACAACAAAGACGGAGGTGCTTATCAGTCAAGTAATGTATTCACCGGTTTGGCCTCCGGTGTTTATGTGATCAATGCAAAAGATGCAAATGGTTGCATAAGTACTGCAAACGTTACGGTTGGTGCATTAGCGGGTCCGTCCATTGCTGCAGTAGCAATAAGTTCGGGTTGCGGAGACGGAGCTATTACTGCAACCGGCTCCGGAGGCACACCCGGGTATGAATACAGCATTGATGGAGTCAACTTCCAGTCAAACAATACCTTCGACTGCCTTGCCATAGGCACTTATACAATTACCGTTATGGATGCAAACGGATGCCAGAGTTCAACAACGGTGAATGTGACCAATGTGCTTCCTGTTTCCTTGCTTTATTTTACTGCACATATGGTAAAAAATGTTGTCGTCCTGGATTGGTCAACTGATTCAGAATTCAACAATGACTATTTCACGGTAGAGAAATCAACCCGGGAAATTTCTTTCAATCCGAT